From Betta splendens chromosome 3, fBetSpl5.4, whole genome shotgun sequence, the proteins below share one genomic window:
- the rerglb gene encoding RERG/RAS-like b, translated as MSIDGKQLNLELFDPCSQPPLPCQGESILEEPVNWADGFVVVYDVSDQMSFLHAKSILRQIKEARQETCKGLADLPVFLVGNKQDLCSARQVHKEEGQSLAQDDRCLFQEVSAADDFSEISSVFTRLIRHVMENFKYRTDRRRYSGSKSMAKLINNVFGKRRKSV; from the exons ATGAGCATAGATGGGAAACAGTTAAACTTAGAATTATTTGACCCATGTTCACAG CCGCCTTTGCCGTGTCAGGGTGAAAGCATCCTGGAGGAGCCTGTGAACTGGGCAGATGGGTTCGTGGTGGTGTACGACGTCAGTGACCAAATGTCCTTCCTCCACGCCAAAAGCATCTTACGGCAGATCAAAGAAGCCCGACAGGAGACCTGTAAGGG ACTGGCTGATCTTCCGGTGTTCTTGGTGGGAAACAAGCAGGACCTGTGCAGCGCTCGGCAGGTACATAAGGAAGAAGGCCAGTCCTTGGCTCAGGACGACCGCTGCCTCTTCCAGGAAGTGTCGGCAGCAGACGATTTCTCAGAGATATCCAGTGTCTTCACCAGGCTCATCCGTCATGTTATGGAGAACTTTAAGTACCGCACGGACCGCAGACGATACAGCGGCTCCAAGTCCATGGCCAAACTCATCAATAACGTCTTTGGCAAAAGGCGCAAGTCTGTCTGA
- the trim66 gene encoding LOW QUALITY PROTEIN: tripartite motif-containing protein 66 (The sequence of the model RefSeq protein was modified relative to this genomic sequence to represent the inferred CDS: deleted 1 base in 1 codon), whose product MEKSCSQCPEPTLAQSLCTLCNKWLCYQCTDVHQHQRPAAASHYIELQHHQRPGASQCADAHQRGSSSLPPPGQGPGSHPCPLLMCHSHRQEPLELFCESCDLLCCSSCHLSSHKNHRVVPIGKALQDQQWLFDGLMVQVEERRSAVENNAKQIEDRLHGVKIAHRKAENQIKMAKMIMMNELNKRANLLIEQLEKISEDFQQRLEDQLQGAIETCGQLDHVQKFITWATTHHCKGPVLFSRALTSLQMQQLLEPSLQSDAWSPVKIKFNWDASYWTKQISSLGQLTVEGGTCTYPQSLACSSIRGPPANTCMTLPSACSRGLDPGCGYPVCCEPQMWCLHGFPPQTDRPSLDKGQLEASLYNPSCVQPALMSGSMYQSQRFQKCWGKEKDEQRQGLAPASPVKGSIQLSYSRGSASQLQAADSHHQSQSKSYPSYLQQQREVLPSSQLSWEKRCRAEDAHRQEGRGLLNEELQQEDGRQQSPVQHRTRPGLMIREHRDGRRSTSLGLPATARDRASHAAERRHGPRGAVRREEEALPEHPGGTGSPRSGPGADGPNADGSNADGPNADGPNADGSNADGPAGHTLSLEAGAARKFASVDPRQRRASDGLLCVVKEASSASSRVHRFPLLTYKTEPDQSFTYVNEELDFEAGEKFRSSRSDHSSNGGAQKDSARPKVPVVCLERLKILVSQLPPHGRRQSDPLPASALQTEAPPQPRTWSHVRPEGMDGGSETGMTALQRTSTQSDKLSTDSEFNIHDRLSFHTASTQTSADLKYVPQSYSALDLDSDSDLRSVSEDAAVSQVEPNPQRDSDLNVESLSEAEHECAAGGKAAAAGETGACAEPAVAADSEPSLEYEAEPESDAGVGSEESGDAETESDLQPGFYPGFQADTDSDIVSDQHPDSAGFVESELDIDSEPEGTTDEPQPLRSDLEEDCRSGAGQRQLLIANPAPEPEPEPGEAGPERDHAQMENEDFCAVCLIGGDLLCCDRCPKVFHLSCHIPSLLSFPSGDWVCSLCRDVLQPEVVYDCENERTPKEQSPARGLSARDQRKCERLTLLILSNILSAPFHEPVSPLARHYYQIIKRPMDLSVIRAKLRGRNAPSYNSPDEFVADVYLMFRNCAKFNYPDSEVAQAGRSLEAFFTSKLQDVFPDAAFPAAEADSDSDEYDEAYRTADGGFPWPERREQCHRKRKRRHSVKPRRHHF is encoded by the exons ATGGAGAAG AGTTGCTCTCAGTGCCCTGAACCAACACTTGCACAGAGTCTGTGCACACTCTGCAACAAGTGGCTGTGCTACCAGTGCACAGATGTGCATCAGCACCAGAGACCTGCTGCCGCCTCCCACTACAtagagctgcagcatcaccagcGGCCTGGTGCCAGCCAGTGTGCAGACGCGCACCAGAGAGGCTCCAGCTCCCTGCCACCACCTGGACAAG GCCCGGGGTCGCATCCTTGCCCCCTCCTCATGTGCCACTCTCACAGACAGGAGCCCTTGGAGCTGTTCTGCGAGTCATGTGAccttctgtgctgcagcagctgtcaccTGTCCtcccacaaaaaccacag GGTGGTGCCGATTGGGAAGGCCCTGCAGGATCAGCAGTGGCTGTTCGACGGCCTGAtggtgcaggtggaggaacgGAGGTCGGCCGTGGAGAACAATGCCAAGCAGATAGAGGACAG ACTTCACGGCGTAAAGATTGCGCACAGGAAGGCAGAGAACCAGATTAAAATGGCAAAGATGATTATGATGAACGAGCTTAACAAACGAGCCAACCTATTAATAGAGCAACTGGAG AAAATCTCGGAGGACTTCCAGCAGCGCCTGGAAGACCAGCTGCAGGGCGCGATCGAGACGTGCGGCCAGCTGGACCACGTTCAGAAGTTCATCACGTGGGCCACGACCCATCACTGCAAAGGCCCGGTGCTCTTCAGCAGGGCGCTG ACTTCACTTCAAATGCAGCAACTGCTCGAGCCGTCGTTGCAGTCAGACGCCTGGAGTCCCGTTAAGATCAAATTCAACTGGGACGCCAGTTACTGGACAAAGCAGATTTCCTCTCTAG GTCAGCTGACGGTGGAGGGGGGAACCTGCACCTATCCTCAGAGCTTGGCCTGTTCCAGCATTAGGGGACCTCCGGCTAACACCTGCATGACTCTGCCATCGGCGTGCAGCAGAGGACTGGATCCGGGCTGCGGCTACCCGGTCTGCTGCGAGCCCCAGATGTGGTGCCTGCACGGCTTTCCCCCTCAGACCGACCGGCCCAGTTTGGACAAAGGCCAGCTGGAGGCCTCACTTTACAACCCCAGTTGCGTTCAGCCTGCTCTCATGTCCGGCTCCATGTATCAGAGCCAGCGGTTCCAGAAGTGCTGGGGCAAAGAGAAGGATGAGCAGAGGCAAGGCCTTGCCCCTGCGTCACCAGTCAAAGGATCCATACAGCTGAGCTACAGCCGAGGGTCCGCATCCCAGCTGCAGGCGGCCGACTCCCACCACCAGTCACAGTCAAAGTCTTACCCTTCctatctgcagcagcagagggaggtcCTCCCAAGCAGCCAGCTCAGCTGGGAGAAGAGATGCCGAGCGGAGGACGCTCACCGGCAGGAAGGCAGAGGGCTGTTgaatgaggagctgcagcaggaggacgggagGCAGCAGAGTCCTGTGCAGCACAGAACCAGACCGGGCCTGATGATCAGAGAGCACAGGGACGGCAGG AGATCCACCTCCCTGGGGCTGCCGGCGACGGCCCGCGACCGCGCGTCCCACGCTGCCGAGCGGCGGCACGGGCCCCGCGGCGCCGTGCGCCGGGAGGAAGAGGCGCTCCCAGAGCATCCCGGCGGAACTGGCAGCC CGCGCAGCGGCCCCGGCGCCGACGGGCCCAACGCTGACGGGTCCAACGCTGATGGGCCCAACGCTGACGGGCCCAACGCTGACGGGTCCAACGCTGACGGGCCTGCAGGACACACGCTCAGCCTGGAGGCAGGAGCCGCACGCAAG TTCGCCAGCGTGGACCCCAGGCAGCGGAGAGCCTCTGATGGGCTGCTTTGTGTCGTCAAGGAAGCTTCGTCCGCCTCCTCCAGAGTCCATCGGTTTCCCCTGCTGACCTACAAGACCGAGCCAG ACCAGTCTTTTACTTATGTGAATGAAGAGCTCGATTTCGAGGCGGGGGAGAAATTCCGGTCGTCAAGAAGCGACCACAGCAG CAATGGAGGTGCTCAGAAGGACTCGGCCCGGCCCAAGGTTCCCGTGGTTTGCTTAGAGCGCCTCAAAATACTCGTGTCTCAGCTGCCTCCACACGGCCGACGCCAGAGCGACCCTCTACCTGCCAGCGCGCTCCAGACTGAGGCTCCGCCACAGCCCAGGACCTGGAGCCACGTCAGGCCCGAG ggaatggatggaggctcTGAGACCGGTATGACCGCACTGCAAAGAACCTCAACTCAGTCCGACAAACTCTCCACCGATAGTGAGTTCAACATCCACGACAGACTCAGCTTTCATACGGCGTCCACGCAGACCTCCGCTGACCTCAAATATGTGCCACAGAGTTACTCTGCACTGGATctggactctgactctgacctcAGGTCAGTCTCAGAAGATGCAGCCGTTTCTCAGGTGGAACCGAATCCGCAGCGGGACTCTGACCTAAACGTAGAGTCCTTATCTGAGGCAGAACATGAATGTGCGGCCGGGGGGAAAGCGGCGGCTGCGGGGGAGACGGGCGCCTGCGCTGAACCCGCTGTTGCAGCAGATTCAGAGCCGAGTCTGGAGTATGAGGCGGAGCCCGAATCAGACGCGGGCGTGGGATCAGAGGAGTCGGGAGATGCCGAGACGGAGTCCGACCTCCAGCCGGGGTTTTATCCCGGGTTTCAGGCCGACACAGACTCGGACATCGTTTCCGACCAGCACCCGGATTCTGCCGGATTCGTGGAGTCTGAACTCGACATCGACTCGGAACCCGAAGGGACGACCGACGAACCGCAGCCGCTTCGctctgacctggaggaggacTGTCGCAGCGGAGCTGGACAGAGGCAGCTTTTGATCGCAAACCCcgcgccggagccggagccggagccgggggAAGCCGGGCCGGAGCGGGACCACGCCCAGATGGAGAACGAGGACTTCTGCGCCGTGTGTCTGATCGGAGGAGACCTCCTGTGCTGCGACCGCTGTCCCAAAGTCTTCCATCTGTCCTGCCACATCCCGTCTCTGCTGAGCTTCCCCTC AGGAGACTGGGTCTGCAGCCTGTGCAGGGacgtgctgcagccagaggttgTGTACGACTGTGAGAACGAGAGAACGCCTAAAGAACAGTCGCCGGCGCGCGGACTGTCGGCACGCGACCAGAGA AAATGCGAGCGGCTCACCCTTCTGATCCTCAGTAACATCCTGAGCGCTCCCTTCCACGAGCCCGTCAGTCCACTT GCTCGTCATTATTACCAGATCATCAAGAGGCCAATGGACCTGTCTGTGATCAGGGCCAAGCTCCGAGGGAGGAACGCTCCCAGCTATAACTCACCAGATGAGTTTGTTGCCGACGTCTATCTCATGTTCCGCAACTGTGCAAAGTTCAATTAT CCCGACTCGGAGGTGGCCCAAGCGGGCCGCAGCCTGGAGGCCTTCTTCACGTCCAAGCTCCAAGACGTTTTCCCAGACGCGGCGTTCCCTGCGGCTGAGGCGGACTCTGACAGCGATGAGTACGACGAGGcctacaggacggctgatggaGGGTTCCCCTggccagagaggagggagcagtgccacaggaagaggaagaggaggcactCGGTGAAGCCGAGGAGGCATCACTTCTAG